The Rhinolophus ferrumequinum isolate MPI-CBG mRhiFer1 chromosome 6, mRhiFer1_v1.p, whole genome shotgun sequence genome has a window encoding:
- the LOC117022858 gene encoding 39S ribosomal protein L15, mitochondrial-like — MFSALRVMASPLKGRGARPLDLLRGLPRVSLANLKPNPGSRKPERRPRGQRRGRKCGRGHKGERQRGTRPRLGFEGGQTPFYIRIPKYGFNERHSFRRQYQPLSLNRLQYLIDLGRVDPTQPIDLTQLVNGRGVTIQPLKRDYGVQLVEEGADTFKAKVNIEVQLASELAIVAIEKNGGVLTTTFYDPRSLEILCKPVPFFLRGQPIPKQMLPPEALVPYYTDAKNRGYLADPAKFPEARLELAKKYGYILPDITKDELFKMLSTRKDPRQIFFGLAPGWVVNMADKKILKPTDENLLKYYSS, encoded by the coding sequence ATGTTCTCGGCCTTGCGGGTCATGGCCAGTCCCTTGAAAGGTCGTGGGGCCAGGCCTCTGGACCTGCTCCGGGGCCTGCCCCGTGTGAGTCTGGCTAACTTAAAGCCGAATCCAGGTTCCAGGAAACCGGAAAGACGACCAAGAGGTCAGAGAAGAGGTAGAAAATGTGGCAGAGGCCATAAAGGAGAACGGCAGAGAGGAACCCGGCCCAGACTGGGCTTTGAGGGAGGCCAGACTCCATTTTACATCCGAATCCCCAAATATGGGTTTAATGAACGACATAGCTTCAGACGCCAGTATCAACCTTTAAGTCTCAACAGACTGCAGTATCTTATTGATTTGGGTCGAGTTGATCCTACTCAACCTATCGACTTAACCCAGCTTGTTAATGGGAGAGGTGTGACCATCCAGCCACTTAAAAGAGATTATGGTGTTCAGCTGGTAGAGGAGGGTGCTGACACCTTTAAGGCGAAAGTTAATATTGAAGTACAGTTGGCTTCAGAACTAGCCAttgttgcaattgaaaaaaatggtGGTGTTCTTACTACAACCTTCTATGATCCAAGAAGTCTGGAAATTCTATGCAAACCTGTTCCATTCTTTCTACGGGGACAACCCATTCCAAAACAAATGCTTCCACCTGAAGCCCTGGTCCCATATTACACTGATGCAAAGAACCGTGGTTACCTGGCGGATCCTGCCAAATTTCCTGAAGCAAGACTTGAGCTCGCCAAGAAGTATGGTTATATTTTACCTGATATCACTAAAGATGAACTCTTCAAAATGCTTAGTACTCGAAAGGATCCAAGGCAGATTTTCTTTGGTCTTGCTCCTGGATGGGTGGTGAATATGGCAGATAAGAAAATCCTAAAACCTACAGATGAGAATCTCCTCAAGTATTATAGCTCATGA
- the GRAMD2A gene encoding GRAM domain-containing protein 2A isoform X8 — MHGKTAPLKSPVSCTEKLDRVQAPLNSSLHWPHGLKGEEITKCRREETLLSKYNQQYHKLFKDIPLEEVVLKVCSCALQRDLLLQGRLYISPNWLCFHASIFGKDIKVVIPLVSVQMIKKHKMARLLPNGLAITTNANQKYIFVSLLSRDSVYDMLRRVCTHLQPSSKKSLSVREFPEEPECESLEVLIPEMKWRKVCPASRSLSLQANIPCIPRASMDAIDGFFPSRKPPGSENAVCAEEMLEEEPRADTESRLWDYPLLKVFFVLICLLVVSSSYLAFRISQLEQQLCSLNWDGPVPGHR, encoded by the exons ATGCATGGAAAGACGGCTCCTCTGAAGAGCCCTGTGTCCTGCACAGAGAAGCTAGACAGGGTCCAGGCACCCCTGAACTCCAG TCTGCACTGGCCACACGGCTTGAAGGGCGAAGAGATAACGAAATGCAGGCGAGAAGAG ACACTACTGAGTAAATACAACCAGCAGTACCACAAGCTGTTCAAGGACATCCCCTTGGAGGAGGTGGTGCTCAAAG TGTGCTCCTGTGCCCTCCAGAGGGACCTTCTTCTCCAGGGCCGGCTCTACATCTCCCCCAACTGGCTCTGCTTCCACGCCAGCATCTTTGGCAAGGATATCAAG GTGGTCATTCCTCTGGTGTCTGTGCAAATGATCAAAAAGCACAAGATGGCACGGCTCCTGCCCAATGGCCTGGCCATCACCACCAACGCCAACCAGAAG TATATTTTTGTGTCACTGCTCTCCCGGGACAGCGTATATGACATGCTGAGGAGGGTCTGCACTCACCTCCAG CCTTCCAGCAAGAAGAGTCTGAGTGTAAGAGAATTTCCAGAGGAACCTGAGTGCGAGTCTCTG GAAGTCCTCATCCCCGAGATGAAGTGGAGAAAAGTGTGCCCTGCCTCCAGGTCCCTGTCCCTCCAAGCCAACATCCCTTGTATCCCTCGGGCATCCATGGACGCCATAGACGGCTTCTTCCCTTCCAGAAAACCTCCAGGGTCTG AAAACGCTGTCTGTGCGGAGGAGATGCTGGAGGAGGAGCCCAGGGCTGACACGGAGTCAAGGCTGTGGGATTACCCGCTCCTCAAGGTCTTCTTCGTGCT GATCTGCCTCTTGGTCGTGTCCTCGTCCTATTTGGCATTCCGCATCTCCCAGCTGGAACAGCAGTTATGCTCCCTGAATTGGGATGGCCCAGTCCCTGGGCACAG GTAA
- the GRAMD2A gene encoding GRAM domain-containing protein 2A isoform X4, with the protein MTALSMGEAAEAGSNHQMHGKTAPLKSPVSCTEKLDRVQAPLNSSLHWPHGLKGEEITKCRREETLLSKYNQQYHKLFKDIPLEEVVLKVCSCALQRDLLLQGRLYISPNWLCFHASIFGKDIKVVIPLVSVQMIKKHKMARLLPNGLAITTNANQKYIFVSLLSRDSVYDMLRRVCTHLQPSSKKSLSVREFPEEPECESLEVLIPEMKWRKVCPASRSLSLQANIPCIPRASMDAIDGFFPSRKPPGSENAVCAEEMLEEEPRADTESRLWDYPLLKVFFVLICLLVVSSSYLAFRISQLEQQLCSLNWDGPVPGHR; encoded by the exons TAACCACCAGATGCATGGAAAGACGGCTCCTCTGAAGAGCCCTGTGTCCTGCACAGAGAAGCTAGACAGGGTCCAGGCACCCCTGAACTCCAG TCTGCACTGGCCACACGGCTTGAAGGGCGAAGAGATAACGAAATGCAGGCGAGAAGAG ACACTACTGAGTAAATACAACCAGCAGTACCACAAGCTGTTCAAGGACATCCCCTTGGAGGAGGTGGTGCTCAAAG TGTGCTCCTGTGCCCTCCAGAGGGACCTTCTTCTCCAGGGCCGGCTCTACATCTCCCCCAACTGGCTCTGCTTCCACGCCAGCATCTTTGGCAAGGATATCAAG GTGGTCATTCCTCTGGTGTCTGTGCAAATGATCAAAAAGCACAAGATGGCACGGCTCCTGCCCAATGGCCTGGCCATCACCACCAACGCCAACCAGAAG TATATTTTTGTGTCACTGCTCTCCCGGGACAGCGTATATGACATGCTGAGGAGGGTCTGCACTCACCTCCAG CCTTCCAGCAAGAAGAGTCTGAGTGTAAGAGAATTTCCAGAGGAACCTGAGTGCGAGTCTCTG GAAGTCCTCATCCCCGAGATGAAGTGGAGAAAAGTGTGCCCTGCCTCCAGGTCCCTGTCCCTCCAAGCCAACATCCCTTGTATCCCTCGGGCATCCATGGACGCCATAGACGGCTTCTTCCCTTCCAGAAAACCTCCAGGGTCTG AAAACGCTGTCTGTGCGGAGGAGATGCTGGAGGAGGAGCCCAGGGCTGACACGGAGTCAAGGCTGTGGGATTACCCGCTCCTCAAGGTCTTCTTCGTGCT GATCTGCCTCTTGGTCGTGTCCTCGTCCTATTTGGCATTCCGCATCTCCCAGCTGGAACAGCAGTTATGCTCCCTGAATTGGGATGGCCCAGTCCCTGGGCACAG GTAA
- the GRAMD2A gene encoding GRAM domain-containing protein 2A isoform X3, with product MQSLAWEGARRSRPLAPESRNHQMHGKTAPLKSPVSCTEKLDRVQAPLNSSLHWPHGLKGEEITKCRREETLLSKYNQQYHKLFKDIPLEEVVLKVCSCALQRDLLLQGRLYISPNWLCFHASIFGKDIKVVIPLVSVQMIKKHKMARLLPNGLAITTNANQKYIFVSLLSRDSVYDMLRRVCTHLQPSSKKSLSVREFPEEPECESLEVLIPEMKWRKVCPASRSLSLQANIPCIPRASMDAIDGFFPSRKPPGSENAVCAEEMLEEEPRADTESRLWDYPLLKVFFVLICLLVVSSSYLAFRISQLEQQLCSLNWDGPVPGHR from the exons TAACCACCAGATGCATGGAAAGACGGCTCCTCTGAAGAGCCCTGTGTCCTGCACAGAGAAGCTAGACAGGGTCCAGGCACCCCTGAACTCCAG TCTGCACTGGCCACACGGCTTGAAGGGCGAAGAGATAACGAAATGCAGGCGAGAAGAG ACACTACTGAGTAAATACAACCAGCAGTACCACAAGCTGTTCAAGGACATCCCCTTGGAGGAGGTGGTGCTCAAAG TGTGCTCCTGTGCCCTCCAGAGGGACCTTCTTCTCCAGGGCCGGCTCTACATCTCCCCCAACTGGCTCTGCTTCCACGCCAGCATCTTTGGCAAGGATATCAAG GTGGTCATTCCTCTGGTGTCTGTGCAAATGATCAAAAAGCACAAGATGGCACGGCTCCTGCCCAATGGCCTGGCCATCACCACCAACGCCAACCAGAAG TATATTTTTGTGTCACTGCTCTCCCGGGACAGCGTATATGACATGCTGAGGAGGGTCTGCACTCACCTCCAG CCTTCCAGCAAGAAGAGTCTGAGTGTAAGAGAATTTCCAGAGGAACCTGAGTGCGAGTCTCTG GAAGTCCTCATCCCCGAGATGAAGTGGAGAAAAGTGTGCCCTGCCTCCAGGTCCCTGTCCCTCCAAGCCAACATCCCTTGTATCCCTCGGGCATCCATGGACGCCATAGACGGCTTCTTCCCTTCCAGAAAACCTCCAGGGTCTG AAAACGCTGTCTGTGCGGAGGAGATGCTGGAGGAGGAGCCCAGGGCTGACACGGAGTCAAGGCTGTGGGATTACCCGCTCCTCAAGGTCTTCTTCGTGCT GATCTGCCTCTTGGTCGTGTCCTCGTCCTATTTGGCATTCCGCATCTCCCAGCTGGAACAGCAGTTATGCTCCCTGAATTGGGATGGCCCAGTCCCTGGGCACAG GTAA
- the GRAMD2A gene encoding GRAM domain-containing protein 2A isoform X5, producing MGSGVVHSKARSNHQMHGKTAPLKSPVSCTEKLDRVQAPLNSSLHWPHGLKGEEITKCRREETLLSKYNQQYHKLFKDIPLEEVVLKVCSCALQRDLLLQGRLYISPNWLCFHASIFGKDIKVVIPLVSVQMIKKHKMARLLPNGLAITTNANQKYIFVSLLSRDSVYDMLRRVCTHLQPSSKKSLSVREFPEEPECESLEVLIPEMKWRKVCPASRSLSLQANIPCIPRASMDAIDGFFPSRKPPGSENAVCAEEMLEEEPRADTESRLWDYPLLKVFFVLICLLVVSSSYLAFRISQLEQQLCSLNWDGPVPGHR from the exons TAACCACCAGATGCATGGAAAGACGGCTCCTCTGAAGAGCCCTGTGTCCTGCACAGAGAAGCTAGACAGGGTCCAGGCACCCCTGAACTCCAG TCTGCACTGGCCACACGGCTTGAAGGGCGAAGAGATAACGAAATGCAGGCGAGAAGAG ACACTACTGAGTAAATACAACCAGCAGTACCACAAGCTGTTCAAGGACATCCCCTTGGAGGAGGTGGTGCTCAAAG TGTGCTCCTGTGCCCTCCAGAGGGACCTTCTTCTCCAGGGCCGGCTCTACATCTCCCCCAACTGGCTCTGCTTCCACGCCAGCATCTTTGGCAAGGATATCAAG GTGGTCATTCCTCTGGTGTCTGTGCAAATGATCAAAAAGCACAAGATGGCACGGCTCCTGCCCAATGGCCTGGCCATCACCACCAACGCCAACCAGAAG TATATTTTTGTGTCACTGCTCTCCCGGGACAGCGTATATGACATGCTGAGGAGGGTCTGCACTCACCTCCAG CCTTCCAGCAAGAAGAGTCTGAGTGTAAGAGAATTTCCAGAGGAACCTGAGTGCGAGTCTCTG GAAGTCCTCATCCCCGAGATGAAGTGGAGAAAAGTGTGCCCTGCCTCCAGGTCCCTGTCCCTCCAAGCCAACATCCCTTGTATCCCTCGGGCATCCATGGACGCCATAGACGGCTTCTTCCCTTCCAGAAAACCTCCAGGGTCTG AAAACGCTGTCTGTGCGGAGGAGATGCTGGAGGAGGAGCCCAGGGCTGACACGGAGTCAAGGCTGTGGGATTACCCGCTCCTCAAGGTCTTCTTCGTGCT GATCTGCCTCTTGGTCGTGTCCTCGTCCTATTTGGCATTCCGCATCTCCCAGCTGGAACAGCAGTTATGCTCCCTGAATTGGGATGGCCCAGTCCCTGGGCACAG GTAA
- the GRAMD2A gene encoding GRAM domain-containing protein 2A isoform X6 — protein sequence MAQGQARSREPDTSISPTPQTGPHPCASCSSIRGLHWPHGLKGEEITKCRREETLLSKYNQQYHKLFKDIPLEEVVLKVCSCALQRDLLLQGRLYISPNWLCFHASIFGKDIKVVIPLVSVQMIKKHKMARLLPNGLAITTNANQKYIFVSLLSRDSVYDMLRRVCTHLQPSSKKSLSVREFPEEPECESLEVLIPEMKWRKVCPASRSLSLQANIPCIPRASMDAIDGFFPSRKPPGSENAVCAEEMLEEEPRADTESRLWDYPLLKVFFVLICLLVVSSSYLAFRISQLEQQLCSLNWDGPVPGHR from the exons ATGGCGCAGGGCCAGGCCCGGAGCCGTGAGCCTGACACCTCCATCTCACCCACTCCCCAAACCGGTCCTCATCCCTGTGCCTCCTGCTCATCTATTCGTGG TCTGCACTGGCCACACGGCTTGAAGGGCGAAGAGATAACGAAATGCAGGCGAGAAGAG ACACTACTGAGTAAATACAACCAGCAGTACCACAAGCTGTTCAAGGACATCCCCTTGGAGGAGGTGGTGCTCAAAG TGTGCTCCTGTGCCCTCCAGAGGGACCTTCTTCTCCAGGGCCGGCTCTACATCTCCCCCAACTGGCTCTGCTTCCACGCCAGCATCTTTGGCAAGGATATCAAG GTGGTCATTCCTCTGGTGTCTGTGCAAATGATCAAAAAGCACAAGATGGCACGGCTCCTGCCCAATGGCCTGGCCATCACCACCAACGCCAACCAGAAG TATATTTTTGTGTCACTGCTCTCCCGGGACAGCGTATATGACATGCTGAGGAGGGTCTGCACTCACCTCCAG CCTTCCAGCAAGAAGAGTCTGAGTGTAAGAGAATTTCCAGAGGAACCTGAGTGCGAGTCTCTG GAAGTCCTCATCCCCGAGATGAAGTGGAGAAAAGTGTGCCCTGCCTCCAGGTCCCTGTCCCTCCAAGCCAACATCCCTTGTATCCCTCGGGCATCCATGGACGCCATAGACGGCTTCTTCCCTTCCAGAAAACCTCCAGGGTCTG AAAACGCTGTCTGTGCGGAGGAGATGCTGGAGGAGGAGCCCAGGGCTGACACGGAGTCAAGGCTGTGGGATTACCCGCTCCTCAAGGTCTTCTTCGTGCT GATCTGCCTCTTGGTCGTGTCCTCGTCCTATTTGGCATTCCGCATCTCCCAGCTGGAACAGCAGTTATGCTCCCTGAATTGGGATGGCCCAGTCCCTGGGCACAG GTAA